The proteins below are encoded in one region of Bremerella sp. P1:
- a CDS encoding RimK family alpha-L-glutamate ligase yields the protein MKLGILSCNRFCYSTRRLREAAAERGHEVKVLNTLKFAIDLEKGEPDLYFRSKQLSSYDAVLPRIGASITYFGTAVVRQFEQMDVFPANSSWGITNSRDKLRSLQILSRHHIGIPQTTFVRDRADILPAIERVGGAPVVIKLIEGTQGVGVILADSVKIAEAIIETLHSTRQNVLVQKFVKESRGRDVRAFVVGDQVVAAMRRIAQGSEFRSNVHRGGLTEAVELDEKYRETAVRAAQIMGLRIAGVDMLESDTGPQVMEVNSSPGLEGIERCTKLDIAGAIVDYIAAQVDFPEIDIRQRLTVSRGYGVTEIHIPEGSEYCGKSIDESGLPDHDINVLTLYRGTSVIPNPRLKRVLEPGDRLLCFGKLDAMRGLIPEKVIKKRRPKIKKLSSSALEST from the coding sequence ATGAAGTTAGGAATTCTTTCCTGCAATCGGTTCTGCTACAGCACACGCCGCTTGCGAGAAGCCGCCGCGGAGCGTGGTCACGAGGTCAAAGTCCTCAACACGCTGAAATTCGCCATCGATCTCGAAAAAGGCGAGCCGGATCTCTACTTCCGCTCGAAGCAGCTCAGCTCGTACGATGCCGTGCTGCCCCGCATCGGTGCCTCGATCACTTACTTCGGTACCGCTGTCGTGCGTCAGTTCGAGCAGATGGATGTCTTCCCAGCGAACAGCTCGTGGGGGATCACCAACTCACGCGACAAGCTGCGTAGCCTGCAGATCCTCAGCCGCCATCACATTGGGATTCCGCAAACGACCTTCGTTCGCGATCGGGCCGACATTCTGCCGGCGATCGAACGCGTGGGCGGTGCGCCGGTGGTGATCAAGTTGATCGAAGGTACTCAGGGCGTTGGCGTGATCCTGGCCGACTCGGTGAAGATTGCCGAGGCGATTATCGAAACGCTGCACAGCACGCGTCAGAATGTGCTGGTGCAGAAGTTCGTTAAGGAAAGTCGCGGTCGTGACGTGCGTGCGTTTGTTGTTGGTGACCAGGTTGTGGCCGCCATGCGACGTATCGCTCAAGGCAGCGAGTTCCGTAGTAACGTTCACCGTGGTGGTTTGACCGAAGCGGTCGAGCTGGATGAGAAGTATCGCGAAACGGCGGTTCGTGCCGCCCAGATCATGGGCCTGCGTATCGCAGGCGTCGATATGTTGGAAAGCGATACCGGTCCGCAGGTGATGGAGGTCAACTCGTCGCCGGGCCTGGAAGGTATCGAACGTTGTACGAAGCTCGACATTGCCGGGGCGATCGTTGATTACATCGCCGCTCAGGTCGACTTCCCTGAGATCGACATCCGTCAACGTCTGACTGTCAGTCGCGGTTATGGCGTGACCGAGATTCACATTCCCGAAGGCTCGGAATACTGTGGTAAGTCGATCGATGAGTCAGGCCTGCCTGACCACGACATCAACGTGCTGACGCTCTATCGCGGCACGTCGGTGATCCCGAACCCACGTCTGAAGCGTGTCCTGGAACCAGGGGACCGTTTGCTTTGCTTCGGTAAACTCGACGCAATGCGTGGACTGATTCCCGAAAAGGTGATCAAAAAGCGACGTCCGAAGATTAAGAAGCTTTCGTCGTCGGCGCTGGAAAGCACCTAA
- a CDS encoding M48 family metalloprotease, whose protein sequence is MKIGFRCRHCHQKLTISASAAGSRQKCPRCLEEITVPSAPSQPPNDHPGATQHQGDPLSEATSSETWKSIPQGKLRLPSQRAEHFEKCSPLKLPNFPEDGLRVLKAFGPPVEKTKPTWTYKLGVAVVALVMITLPLIYFTFVGSICYATYWYFAEGQYWLFPGMVGPLPYFVGTAIGTISAVVVFFLLKPILARPVNVARTRSITSQSDPMLFAFVARVCDVVGSPFPSRIDVTYDVNASASFRSGLGSIVKGNDLVLTIGVPLVGSLTMRQFAGVLAHEFGHFSQGTGMRLTYIIRSISDWFARVVFQRDEWDKCLDMLCGPEFLPLSVITWPARSCVWLSRQLLRVLMNIGLLVGGFLLREMEYDADRYEARVAGSNEFAETSWRIQLASYAWLHSQSQISQLAERDILIDDVALLVRHHIASMSDAIKEQVHREIKSGKSGLFDSHPCEAARFQNAQRENAPGIFTLEDDAKNLFADFESMAKNVTWDLYCQYLQRSVKRTTLRDTQSVLMRYRIGVGTVRPWNEPGYY, encoded by the coding sequence ATGAAGATAGGATTTCGCTGCCGTCATTGCCATCAAAAGCTGACAATTTCGGCATCAGCTGCTGGTAGCCGGCAAAAGTGTCCCCGCTGCCTCGAAGAAATTACCGTTCCGTCCGCTCCTTCACAGCCCCCTAACGATCACCCTGGGGCTACGCAGCACCAGGGAGATCCCCTGAGCGAAGCAACCTCGAGCGAAACCTGGAAGTCGATCCCGCAAGGTAAGTTACGTCTTCCCTCACAGCGAGCCGAGCACTTTGAAAAGTGTTCGCCTCTCAAGCTTCCTAACTTTCCCGAAGACGGTCTCCGCGTCCTCAAAGCGTTCGGACCACCGGTCGAGAAAACCAAGCCCACTTGGACCTACAAGCTAGGCGTGGCGGTCGTCGCGCTGGTGATGATCACGCTGCCGCTGATCTATTTCACGTTTGTCGGCAGCATCTGTTACGCGACCTATTGGTATTTCGCCGAAGGTCAGTACTGGCTGTTTCCAGGCATGGTGGGGCCGCTGCCTTACTTCGTCGGGACGGCGATCGGCACGATTAGCGCCGTGGTCGTTTTCTTTCTGCTCAAGCCTATCCTCGCTCGTCCGGTGAATGTTGCTCGGACGCGCAGCATTACCTCGCAAAGCGATCCGATGTTATTCGCGTTCGTGGCTCGCGTGTGCGATGTGGTTGGTTCACCCTTTCCTTCGCGAATCGATGTTACGTACGACGTGAACGCGTCGGCCAGTTTTCGTTCGGGACTGGGCAGCATCGTGAAGGGCAACGACCTGGTACTTACCATCGGTGTTCCCTTGGTGGGCTCGTTGACCATGCGGCAGTTCGCCGGCGTGCTGGCGCACGAGTTCGGTCACTTCAGCCAAGGGACCGGCATGCGGCTGACCTACATCATTCGTTCGATCAGCGACTGGTTTGCTCGCGTTGTCTTTCAGCGTGATGAATGGGACAAATGCTTGGACATGCTTTGCGGTCCGGAGTTTCTCCCGTTGTCGGTCATTACCTGGCCGGCTCGGTCGTGCGTGTGGCTCTCTCGCCAACTTCTGCGGGTGCTGATGAACATCGGGCTATTGGTGGGCGGCTTCCTGCTTCGCGAGATGGAGTACGATGCCGACCGGTACGAAGCCCGCGTCGCTGGTAGTAATGAGTTCGCTGAAACGAGTTGGCGCATTCAGTTGGCCAGCTACGCCTGGCTGCACTCTCAATCGCAGATTTCGCAGTTGGCCGAACGCGATATCCTGATCGACGATGTGGCCCTGCTGGTACGACACCATATAGCCAGCATGTCGGACGCCATCAAGGAACAAGTTCATCGCGAGATCAAGTCGGGCAAGAGCGGGCTGTTCGATTCGCATCCGTGTGAAGCAGCTCGCTTTCAGAACGCCCAGCGCGAGAACGCCCCAGGTATTTTCACCTTGGAAGACGACGCCAAGAATCTGTTCGCCGACTTCGAGTCGATGGCTAAGAACGTGACTTGGGACCTGTACTGTCAGTACCTTCAACGCTCGGTGAAACGCACGACCCTGCGGGATACGCAGTCCGTGTTGATGCGGTATCGGATTGGCGTGGGCACCGTTCGCCCTTGGAATGAACCCGGCTACTATTAG
- a CDS encoding ATP-dependent zinc protease family protein, whose amino-acid sequence MPSKAQPVKLPIIGWREWVQLPELGIAKIKAKIDTGARSSSLHAYDLKYEERDGKQWVRFKVHPRQRNTTEQVVAESPVLEFRKVRSSNGQVTKRPVILTKVELLGELFEIEITLANRDSMGFRMLLGREAYRGRMLVDSGASYLSGVPKRLKGKRNASPTATKRPSLKTEHDAT is encoded by the coding sequence ATGCCTTCCAAAGCACAACCGGTCAAGCTGCCGATTATCGGATGGCGCGAGTGGGTTCAACTTCCCGAGTTGGGGATTGCCAAGATCAAAGCCAAGATTGACACCGGTGCCAGGTCGTCGTCGCTTCATGCCTACGATCTGAAGTATGAAGAACGCGACGGAAAGCAGTGGGTTCGCTTTAAAGTGCACCCGCGTCAACGCAACACGACCGAACAGGTTGTGGCCGAAAGCCCCGTGCTCGAGTTTCGTAAAGTGCGTAGCTCGAACGGCCAGGTCACCAAACGACCGGTCATTTTGACGAAGGTCGAGCTTCTGGGCGAACTGTTCGAGATCGAGATCACCCTGGCCAACCGCGATTCCATGGGCTTTCGCATGCTGCTGGGACGCGAAGCGTATCGAGGACGCATGCTGGTCGACTCGGGGGCATCGTACCTGTCAGGCGTCCCCAAGCGACTCAAAGGGAAGCGAAACGCGAGTCCAACGGCGACGAAACGGCCCTCGTTAAAAACCGAGCACGATGCCACCTAG
- a CDS encoding glycoside hydrolase family 2 TIM barrel-domain containing protein has translation MKWFWILSFLLAVTVTHRLIAAEVQIAETENGFQLLVDETPFAIKGAGGDGDKELLAASGANAFRTWGIGDDTQDRLDEAQKHGLKVAPGIWLGHARHGFNYDDPAQVAQQLADAKAAVLKFKDHPAVLVWGVGNEMEGFEATTDPKVWQAVNEVAKMIGEVDPHHPTMTVIAEIGGDKLLSIKKYCPDVDIVGINSYGGVQSIPERFAKAGLDKPYIVTEFGPPGTWEIQNNEWGVPLELTSTEKADIYRAAYDKLAADPRCLGSFAFTWGFKQEATATWFGMFLPDGTKVASVDAMTEAWSGKPAENLCPRIDSLEVVGKPIVEPNMPIEVRLKVVDPEGKQPQVKWVLFREMEEFNTMGDYRPPPPTFPEAITKSSASGVTVKMPQLPGKYRLFAYVHDGDGGGAVANVPLKVAGAVSMDALARGHKVPVPFAVYADDMNGSPYAPSGYMGETAAIHLDEQSTVDPHSGKTCLQVVYDKPDGWGGVVWQSPANDWGDRPGGFDLSAADTLQIWARGEHGGEKVKLGFGLIDRDKPFYDTAKGEIEITLTKQWQSFKIPLVRHNAGRIKTGFYWTLAGQGKPVTFYLDDIAFIKSEE, from the coding sequence ATGAAGTGGTTTTGGATTCTCTCGTTCCTTTTGGCCGTAACGGTGACCCATCGCTTGATCGCCGCCGAGGTGCAGATCGCTGAGACCGAGAATGGCTTTCAGCTGCTTGTCGATGAAACGCCGTTTGCCATCAAAGGAGCCGGAGGGGATGGTGACAAAGAGTTGCTCGCCGCATCAGGTGCAAACGCTTTCCGCACGTGGGGCATCGGCGACGATACGCAAGACCGGTTGGACGAAGCTCAGAAGCATGGCCTGAAGGTGGCCCCGGGAATCTGGTTGGGGCATGCCCGACATGGGTTCAACTACGACGACCCCGCCCAGGTAGCCCAGCAGCTAGCCGACGCCAAAGCGGCCGTACTGAAGTTCAAAGACCATCCAGCCGTCCTCGTATGGGGTGTCGGCAACGAGATGGAAGGCTTTGAAGCGACAACCGATCCGAAAGTATGGCAAGCCGTGAACGAGGTCGCCAAGATGATCGGCGAAGTCGACCCGCACCATCCCACGATGACCGTGATTGCCGAGATCGGCGGCGACAAGCTGCTATCGATCAAGAAGTACTGCCCTGACGTCGACATTGTCGGGATCAACAGCTACGGCGGCGTGCAATCAATTCCCGAGCGATTCGCCAAGGCAGGACTCGATAAGCCGTATATCGTCACGGAATTCGGCCCGCCTGGTACGTGGGAGATACAGAACAACGAATGGGGCGTTCCGCTGGAGTTGACCAGTACCGAGAAAGCCGACATCTATCGTGCGGCCTACGATAAGCTGGCAGCAGATCCCCGTTGCCTAGGATCATTCGCGTTCACGTGGGGCTTCAAGCAGGAAGCCACGGCGACATGGTTCGGGATGTTCCTGCCCGACGGAACGAAAGTGGCCTCCGTCGACGCCATGACTGAGGCCTGGTCCGGCAAGCCGGCCGAGAATTTGTGTCCGCGGATCGATTCTTTAGAAGTCGTTGGCAAGCCAATCGTCGAACCCAACATGCCCATCGAGGTCCGCTTGAAGGTGGTCGATCCGGAAGGAAAGCAGCCGCAAGTGAAATGGGTGCTGTTCCGCGAGATGGAAGAGTTCAACACGATGGGAGACTATCGCCCACCGCCGCCGACATTTCCCGAAGCGATCACGAAGTCCAGTGCATCCGGCGTGACCGTGAAGATGCCACAACTTCCGGGCAAGTACCGACTGTTCGCATACGTGCACGACGGAGACGGAGGGGGCGCGGTTGCCAACGTGCCTCTTAAGGTCGCCGGCGCGGTATCGATGGACGCTCTGGCCCGCGGGCACAAGGTTCCAGTTCCTTTCGCTGTCTATGCCGACGACATGAATGGTTCGCCGTATGCTCCTTCAGGCTACATGGGAGAAACGGCCGCGATTCATTTGGACGAGCAATCGACAGTCGATCCTCACTCCGGCAAGACGTGCCTGCAAGTCGTCTACGATAAGCCAGATGGCTGGGGTGGTGTTGTCTGGCAAAGTCCCGCCAATGATTGGGGTGATCGGCCTGGCGGCTTCGATCTAAGCGCCGCCGATACACTGCAAATCTGGGCGCGCGGTGAGCATGGAGGCGAAAAGGTCAAACTCGGATTCGGACTCATCGATCGCGACAAGCCGTTCTACGATACCGCCAAAGGTGAGATCGAAATCACGCTGACGAAACAGTGGCAATCGTTCAAGATTCCACTCGTTCGCCACAACGCCGGGAGAATCAAGACCGGCTTCTACTGGACCCTCGCGGGACAAGGCAAGCCGGTGACGTTCTATTTGGACGATATCGCTTTTATCAAGTCGGAAGAATAA